In Paenibacillus algicola, a genomic segment contains:
- a CDS encoding LCP family protein has protein sequence MKRKMIYITLAAVMLLGGLAFLFRSQLTVLAFDLFMADKVENSLQHSYKPLQSEQAPEPAVMQSEPFSVMLLGSDQREDEPARSDTMIMAVVRPKESNILLISVPRDTYVEMVGRGHKDKITHAFAFGGHQMALDTMEAFLDEDINYYASINFQGLKDVIDAMGGVELPIGKDIVNKGWNHDKFTIKANQPVYYGEDALNYVRYREDSDYNRTKRQQVFLDAVAKRLKELDQISRVPEYIEVMGENFQTDMQPKFMVDLAKQLMAGGKPEMTTMTIMGEGVRYGGVFYNEAYEEDVQLAKDMIDNWMNPDTPESQLMKPEAEVEEQSQQQNTVEAEE, from the coding sequence ATGAAGAGGAAAATGATATATATCACCCTGGCCGCAGTTATGCTGCTCGGCGGGCTGGCGTTTCTGTTTCGCTCCCAACTGACCGTGCTGGCTTTTGACCTGTTCATGGCTGATAAGGTGGAGAACTCGCTGCAGCACTCATACAAGCCGCTGCAGAGCGAGCAGGCCCCGGAGCCGGCGGTGATGCAAAGCGAGCCGTTCAGCGTCATGCTGCTGGGAAGCGATCAGCGGGAGGATGAGCCGGCACGCTCCGACACGATGATTATGGCGGTGGTACGTCCGAAGGAATCGAATATATTGCTGATCTCGGTCCCGCGGGATACGTATGTGGAAATGGTCGGCCGCGGACATAAAGACAAGATCACGCATGCCTTTGCCTTTGGCGGCCATCAGATGGCGCTGGACACGATGGAAGCATTTCTGGATGAGGACATTAATTATTATGCATCGATTAACTTTCAGGGCTTGAAGGACGTCATTGACGCTATGGGCGGCGTGGAGCTGCCGATTGGCAAGGACATTGTGAACAAAGGCTGGAATCACGATAAGTTCACGATCAAGGCGAATCAGCCTGTCTATTACGGAGAGGATGCGCTCAATTACGTGCGCTACCGTGAGGATAGTGATTACAACCGGACGAAGCGGCAGCAGGTATTCCTCGATGCCGTAGCCAAGCGGCTGAAGGAGCTGGATCAGATCAGCAGAGTGCCGGAGTATATCGAGGTTATGGGAGAGAACTTCCAGACGGATATGCAGCCTAAATTTATGGTGGACCTGGCGAAGCAGCTCATGGCTGGCGGCAAGCCGGAAATGACGACAATGACGATTATGGGTGAAGGTGTGCGCTATGGCGGCGTTTTTTATAATGAAGCTTATGAAGAGGATGTTCAGCTTGCCAAGGATATGATCGACAACTGGATGAACCCGGACACGCCGGAGTCCCAGCTCATGAAGCCGGAAGCAGAAGTCGAGGAACAGTCTCAGCAGCAGAACACTGTAGAAGCGGAAGAATAA
- a CDS encoding SOS response-associated peptidase, translating to MCRRFSMSASLDEIQNHFDIRRVIYPYKSRYNISPMQSMPVMMLDHLGNLVLDEYRWGLVPYWGKDAVNADLQTVYANPTYSKKTVEQRRCVIACNGLYYWRTVGKRRYAVRVVTENHEPFGVAGLYEVWRNAKGEETRTSTMLMTDANVAIREFEPRMPAILSSEGIAAWLQPENASIQRLQRQLRTYEAPMSMYPVTPLIANDLHDHQQCIEEMDLKAAWVKSV from the coding sequence ATGTGCAGACGCTTTTCCATGTCCGCGTCGCTGGACGAGATTCAGAATCATTTTGACATCAGACGGGTCATTTACCCTTACAAGAGCCGGTACAATATTAGCCCGATGCAGAGCATGCCGGTGATGATGCTGGATCACTTGGGTAATCTGGTGCTTGATGAGTATCGCTGGGGGCTGGTGCCCTATTGGGGGAAGGATGCGGTTAATGCGGACCTTCAGACGGTCTATGCCAACCCCACCTATAGCAAGAAGACGGTAGAGCAGCGCCGCTGCGTCATCGCTTGTAACGGACTGTACTACTGGAGAACGGTAGGCAAGCGAAGATATGCGGTGCGCGTTGTGACTGAGAATCACGAACCCTTTGGTGTAGCCGGCTTGTACGAGGTATGGAGAAACGCGAAGGGCGAGGAGACCCGCACCTCCACCATGCTGATGACAGATGCGAATGTGGCGATCCGCGAGTTTGAGCCGCGTATGCCGGCGATTCTGTCAAGCGAAGGCATCGCGGCCTGGCTGCAGCCGGAGAACGCCAGCATTCAGCGGCTGCAGCGCCAGCTCAGAACGTACGAGGCACCGATGAGCATGTATCCGGTAACTCCACTGATCGCCAATGATTTGCATGACCATCAGCAGTGCATTGAGGAGATGGACCTAAAGGCAGCATGGGTGAAATCGGTGTAG
- the opp4C gene encoding oligopeptide ABC transporter permease — MSLEAAPLDTKTQVPVKQPDSPWRIAFRRFARNRLAVIGLLILVFMFLFSFVGPWFSPYELNDYNVKNKNLAPNAEHWLGTDKLGRDILLRLMLAGRISLTVGLVATGISILIGATLGALAGFYRKLTDTVIMRLADIFMALPSLPILIILGAILSDLKVDPADRIYFLMLILGILGWTTIARLVRGQILTLREQEFMQATEALGLRDRRKIFRHLMPNTIPIIIVTATLGVAGAIISESALSFLGIGVVPPTPSWGNMISAANSLIDFRKRPWLWIPPGMCILITVVAINLIGDGLRDALDPKMKK; from the coding sequence TTGTCCCTGGAGGCTGCACCTCTTGATACGAAAACCCAAGTCCCTGTAAAGCAGCCGGATTCTCCGTGGAGAATTGCGTTTCGCCGTTTTGCGCGCAATCGTTTGGCTGTGATTGGACTTTTGATATTAGTGTTTATGTTTCTGTTCAGCTTCGTGGGACCGTGGTTCTCACCCTATGAGCTGAATGATTATAACGTCAAGAACAAGAACCTGGCACCTAATGCCGAGCACTGGCTCGGTACAGACAAGCTGGGCCGGGATATCCTGCTGCGCCTGATGCTGGCAGGCAGAATCTCTCTGACCGTAGGCTTGGTAGCGACGGGGATCTCCATCCTCATCGGCGCTACACTGGGCGCACTGGCTGGCTTCTATCGCAAGCTGACGGACACCGTGATCATGCGTCTTGCGGATATTTTCATGGCGCTTCCATCGCTCCCGATCCTGATCATCCTGGGTGCGATTCTGTCTGACCTGAAGGTAGACCCGGCTGACCGGATCTACTTCCTGATGCTGATTCTCGGTATTCTGGGCTGGACGACAATTGCCCGCCTCGTGCGCGGACAAATTCTGACCCTGCGGGAGCAGGAATTCATGCAGGCGACAGAAGCACTCGGTCTGCGGGACCGCCGGAAGATCTTCCGTCATTTGATGCCGAATACAATTCCGATTATTATCGTTACAGCTACACTGGGTGTCGCGGGGGCCATTATTTCCGAATCGGCGCTCAGCTTCCTGGGTATTGGCGTGGTACCTCCGACGCCGTCATGGGGAAATATGATCTCGGCTGCCAACAGCCTGATTGATTTCCGCAAAAGACCTTGGCTTTGGATTCCGCCCGGTATGTGTATCCTCATTACCGTGGTGGCGATCAACCTGATCGGTGACGGTCTCCGTGACGCTCTGGATCCAAAAATGAAGAAGTAG
- a CDS encoding ABC transporter permease, whose product MKQYIIRRLLQMIPTLIGISILVFAISAMVPGDYITAKNSPSMTAEKKAELRAIYGLDKPPVERYFTWAGNMATGNFGDSLQHKQPVTKVIDNYVWNSFIIAFASLVLSWILAIFAGVFSARFQYSFFDKVVTLLVFLFMSLPSFFIGLLLIKVFSLELGWFPVGGMTTAGSKATGFGYIWDVVEHAFLPVLVLTMLSTGSLTRYFRTSMLEVIRQDYIRTARAKGLKERTVIFKHALRNAMLPAITLMGFELPALFGGAIILERVFVWPGIGQVYLESINVRDYPFMLGFTIFLAVLTLIGNLISDVLYGAADPRIRLK is encoded by the coding sequence ATGAAGCAGTATATCATCCGGAGGCTGCTGCAGATGATCCCGACACTGATCGGGATTTCCATACTTGTCTTCGCCATATCCGCTATGGTGCCAGGCGACTATATCACTGCAAAGAACAGTCCGAGTATGACGGCTGAGAAAAAAGCCGAGCTTCGGGCTATTTATGGTTTGGATAAGCCGCCGGTTGAGCGTTATTTCACCTGGGCCGGAAACATGGCAACAGGAAACTTTGGAGACTCACTCCAGCACAAACAGCCTGTAACAAAAGTAATTGATAACTATGTATGGAACTCATTCATTATTGCATTTGCCAGCTTGGTGTTAAGCTGGATCTTGGCTATATTTGCCGGGGTGTTCTCGGCTAGATTTCAGTACTCCTTTTTTGATAAAGTTGTAACGCTGCTAGTCTTCTTATTTATGTCTCTACCATCCTTCTTTATCGGTCTTCTGCTCATTAAGGTGTTCTCGCTGGAACTGGGCTGGTTCCCTGTCGGCGGAATGACAACGGCCGGCTCCAAAGCGACGGGCTTCGGGTATATTTGGGACGTTGTTGAGCATGCCTTCCTGCCGGTTCTGGTATTGACGATGCTTAGTACAGGAAGCTTGACCCGTTATTTCCGGACAAGCATGCTGGAGGTTATTCGTCAGGACTACATCCGTACCGCGCGTGCGAAAGGCTTAAAGGAACGGACAGTAATATTCAAGCATGCGCTGCGTAATGCCATGCTGCCTGCAATTACGCTGATGGGCTTCGAGCTGCCTGCATTGTTTGGCGGTGCGATTATTCTGGAGAGAGTCTTCGTATGGCCGGGTATTGGCCAGGTTTATCTGGAATCCATCAACGTGCGTGACTATCCGTTCATGCTGGGCTTCACCATCTTTTTGGCCGTGCTGACTTTGATCGGAAACCTGATTTCCGATGTATTGTATGGCGCCGCAGACCCAAGAATCCGTTTAAAGTAG
- the rpsF gene encoding 30S ribosomal protein S6 yields MRKYEVMYIIRPDIEQEAVQAAVEKFQGIISNGGEITKHDVMGKRRLAYEIKKFRDGVYVLVNFTAEPAVVTELERIMKISDEVIRYLITNDVA; encoded by the coding sequence ATGCGCAAATACGAAGTGATGTACATTATTCGTCCTGACATTGAGCAAGAAGCTGTTCAAGCTGCAGTCGAAAAATTCCAAGGCATCATCTCCAACGGCGGAGAAATTACGAAGCATGATGTAATGGGTAAGCGCCGTCTTGCGTATGAGATCAAGAAATTCCGTGATGGTGTTTATGTTCTGGTTAACTTTACTGCAGAGCCTGCAGTCGTTACCGAGCTTGAGCGTATCATGAAAATTTCTGACGAAGTAATTCGTTATCTCATCACAAACGACGTAGCCTAA
- a CDS encoding ABC transporter ATP-binding protein has translation MAKDLVEFRNLKTHFHTSAGTVKAVDDVSFKIREGETVCVVGESGCGKSVTAMSLMRLIDTPPTGGEILFEGKDLLKLNKSDMSQIRGNEIAMIFQEPMTSLNPVLTIGEQIIEPIMLHELVSKKEARTRAIELINLVGIPRPEKIYESYPHELSGGMRQRIMIAIALSCNPKLLIADEPTTALDVTIQAQILDLMRDIKKKFNTSIMLITHDLGVVAEMADYVVVMYAGKVIEQAPVIELFQNPKHPYTKGLLKAKPIINQRQERLYSIPGSVPNPVDLGNNCHFHDRCEFCMNICVEKEPPLGTDPNGHKVACWLYEEEGKAQ, from the coding sequence ATGGCAAAAGATTTAGTAGAATTTCGCAATTTAAAAACGCATTTTCATACATCTGCGGGCACTGTCAAAGCCGTTGACGATGTCAGCTTCAAGATACGAGAAGGCGAAACCGTATGTGTGGTCGGTGAATCCGGCTGCGGCAAAAGTGTAACGGCCATGTCACTGATGCGGCTGATTGATACACCGCCAACGGGTGGAGAAATCCTGTTCGAAGGCAAGGACCTTCTGAAATTAAATAAAAGTGATATGAGCCAGATTCGCGGGAACGAGATTGCGATGATCTTTCAGGAGCCGATGACGTCCCTGAATCCCGTGCTTACGATCGGGGAGCAGATCATTGAACCGATCATGCTGCATGAGCTGGTGAGCAAGAAAGAAGCTCGCACTCGTGCCATCGAGCTCATCAACCTGGTCGGCATTCCGCGTCCGGAGAAGATCTATGAGTCCTATCCGCATGAGCTGAGCGGCGGTATGAGACAGCGGATCATGATCGCGATTGCGCTGAGCTGTAATCCGAAGCTTCTCATCGCGGATGAGCCGACAACGGCTCTTGACGTGACGATTCAGGCTCAGATTCTGGATCTGATGCGTGATATCAAGAAGAAATTCAACACATCCATTATGCTGATTACGCATGACCTGGGTGTTGTGGCCGAAATGGCAGACTACGTGGTAGTTATGTATGCCGGCAAGGTCATTGAGCAGGCACCGGTGATCGAGCTGTTCCAGAATCCGAAGCATCCGTACACCAAGGGTCTGCTGAAGGCTAAGCCGATTATTAACCAGCGCCAGGAGCGCTTGTACTCCATTCCGGGCTCCGTACCGAATCCGGTCGATCTTGGCAACAACTGCCACTTCCATGACCGCTGCGAGTTCTGCATGAATATTTGCGTGGAGAAGGAGCCGCCGCTCGGTACAGACCCTAATGGTCATAAAGTCGCCTGCTGGCTGTATGAAGAGGAGGGGAAAGCACAATGA
- the ssb gene encoding single-stranded DNA-binding protein has protein sequence MLNRVILIGRLTRDPELRYTPAGVAVTQFTLAVDRPFTGQGGEREADFIPVVTWRQLAETCANYLRKGRLTAVEGRIQVRNYENNEGKRVYVTEVIADNVRFLESNRDSGGGSGQREESTYNGGSSNSGGNRGNSGGYSRNNQDPFSDEGKPIDISDDDLPF, from the coding sequence TTGTTGAACCGTGTCATTTTGATCGGCCGGCTAACCCGGGATCCTGAGCTGCGTTATACACCAGCAGGGGTTGCGGTCACTCAGTTTACGCTTGCCGTAGACCGTCCGTTTACTGGACAAGGCGGGGAACGCGAAGCGGATTTCATCCCGGTAGTAACCTGGAGACAGCTCGCGGAAACCTGTGCGAACTATCTGCGTAAAGGCCGTCTGACGGCTGTAGAAGGACGCATTCAAGTACGGAATTACGAGAATAACGAAGGTAAGCGTGTATACGTGACTGAAGTTATTGCAGATAATGTCCGTTTCTTGGAATCGAACCGTGACAGCGGCGGAGGCAGCGGACAACGTGAGGAATCCACGTACAACGGAGGAAGCAGCAATAGCGGCGGAAACCGGGGGAACAGTGGAGGTTACTCGCGCAACAATCAGGATCCTTTTTCCGATGAAGGAAAACCGATCGATATTTCGGATGATGATTTGCCATTTTAA
- a CDS encoding MazG-like family protein yields MPKDLDVAKRAKVIEWLKTEVVDNVSRLFKALWEGSTGKVGDSLASLMMSSYILGRRLGMSYKDLDGLLLEKLKKHQQEGHQLEDWYQDISALQEHLRKR; encoded by the coding sequence TTGCCAAAGGATTTGGATGTTGCCAAGAGAGCCAAGGTCATTGAGTGGCTGAAGACGGAGGTCGTTGACAATGTGTCCCGGCTGTTCAAGGCCTTGTGGGAAGGAAGCACCGGTAAGGTTGGGGATAGTCTGGCCAGCCTCATGATGAGCTCTTACATACTGGGGCGCAGACTGGGAATGTCCTACAAGGATTTGGATGGGCTCCTACTTGAAAAGCTAAAAAAACACCAGCAGGAAGGCCATCAGCTGGAGGACTGGTATCAGGATATTTCAGCACTCCAAGAACATTTGCGTAAGAGGTGA
- the rpsR gene encoding 30S ribosomal protein S18: MAFKQREGGDNDKRPARRGGRNKRRKVCFFTVNKITHIDYKDIDLLKKFISERGKILPRRVTGTSAKYQRALTIAVKRSRQIALLPYTTE; this comes from the coding sequence ATGGCTTTCAAGCAAAGAGAAGGCGGAGACAACGACAAAAGACCGGCACGCCGTGGCGGCCGCAACAAGCGTCGTAAAGTATGTTTCTTCACTGTGAACAAGATCACTCACATTGACTATAAAGATATCGATCTCCTCAAGAAGTTCATCAGCGAGCGCGGCAAAATTTTGCCACGTCGTGTGACTGGAACTAGCGCGAAATACCAGCGTGCACTGACGATTGCGGTTAAACGCTCCCGTCAAATCGCATTGCTTCCATACACTACAGAGTAA
- a CDS encoding YjzC family protein produces MMGERSKFRGGDKAPNNGIYIEVGENDHIMGIQDPHQITMKAGDTFPDVSNEDRVWKNKRHVQPK; encoded by the coding sequence ATGATGGGTGAACGCAGCAAATTTCGTGGCGGTGACAAAGCGCCTAACAATGGTATCTATATTGAGGTCGGAGAGAATGACCATATCATGGGGATCCAGGACCCCCATCAGATCACGATGAAGGCAGGAGACACCTTCCCGGATGTATCCAATGAAGATCGGGTATGGAAAAACAAACGTCACGTCCAGCCCAAATAA
- a CDS encoding CBS domain-containing protein: MNIAFFLLPKQEVVCLTWDSTLRQTLERMEYHRYTAVPILDKDGQYAGTVTEGDLLWYMKNSDGQITFENSSRFSLRDVPLRMEIKPVSIEANMEDLINLAKVQNFVPVVDDMNRFIGIVRRSQVIEYCEKFVSREPAAESSGASS, from the coding sequence ATGAATATCGCGTTTTTTTTGCTGCCGAAGCAGGAGGTTGTCTGCCTGACTTGGGATTCCACGCTGCGGCAAACGCTGGAGCGGATGGAGTACCACCGATATACGGCGGTGCCGATTCTGGATAAGGACGGACAGTATGCGGGGACAGTGACGGAGGGAGATCTGCTGTGGTACATGAAAAACTCGGATGGCCAGATCACGTTTGAGAATTCCTCCCGATTCTCGCTGCGAGACGTTCCGCTGCGGATGGAGATCAAGCCGGTCTCGATCGAGGCGAATATGGAGGATCTGATCAACCTGGCGAAGGTGCAGAACTTTGTACCGGTAGTGGATGATATGAACCGCTTTATCGGCATCGTCCGCCGCAGCCAGGTCATTGAATATTGTGAAAAATTCGTTTCCCGGGAGCCTGCCGCTGAATCCAGCGGGGCCTCGTCCTGA
- a CDS encoding ABC transporter ATP-binding protein, translating to MSEVLLEVDHLKKYFPIHGGVFQRKVGDVKAVDDVSFSIRKGESFGLVGESGCGKSTIGRTILRLLEKTEGKVIFDGKDLHSLSKEQMREMRTKMQIVFQDPFSSLNPRIKVGEAIGEALLDHKLVSRKDLKAKVIETLQICGLADYHYDRFPHEFSGGQRQRIGIARALIMNPEFIVADEPVSALDVSIQAQIINLLSDLQRDKQLTYLFISHDLSVVEHLCDRIGVMYLGSMVEMASKDELFRNPLHPYTKALLSAIPVPDPTLKRERIVLKGDIPSPANPPSGCKFHTRCPLASDICKQQVPEYRNMGDDHFVACHFA from the coding sequence ATGAGTGAAGTACTGCTCGAGGTCGATCATCTTAAAAAATACTTCCCCATCCACGGCGGCGTGTTTCAGCGTAAAGTCGGTGACGTAAAAGCCGTTGATGACGTCAGCTTCTCGATTCGCAAGGGCGAATCCTTCGGCCTGGTTGGCGAATCCGGCTGCGGCAAGAGCACCATCGGGCGGACGATTCTTCGCCTGCTGGAGAAGACGGAAGGCAAGGTCATCTTTGACGGCAAAGATCTGCACAGCCTGTCGAAGGAACAAATGCGCGAGATGCGTACGAAGATGCAGATCGTATTTCAGGATCCGTTCAGTTCCCTTAACCCGAGAATCAAGGTCGGGGAAGCGATTGGCGAGGCGCTGCTGGACCACAAGCTGGTTAGCCGCAAGGACCTGAAGGCGAAGGTCATTGAGACCCTGCAAATTTGCGGACTGGCCGATTATCACTACGACCGGTTCCCGCATGAATTCTCCGGTGGTCAGCGTCAGCGGATCGGGATTGCCCGCGCGCTTATTATGAACCCGGAATTTATCGTAGCGGACGAGCCGGTATCTGCGCTGGACGTATCCATCCAGGCACAGATTATTAACCTGCTCAGTGATCTGCAGCGCGATAAGCAGCTCACGTATCTGTTTATCTCTCACGATCTCAGCGTGGTAGAGCATCTGTGTGACCGGATCGGCGTTATGTATCTGGGCTCTATGGTGGAAATGGCGAGCAAGGATGAGCTGTTCCGCAATCCGCTGCACCCGTACACCAAAGCGCTGCTGTCAGCGATTCCGGTGCCGGATCCCACTTTGAAACGGGAACGCATCGTGCTGAAAGGCGATATCCCGAGCCCGGCGAATCCGCCGTCCGGCTGCAAGTTCCACACCCGCTGTCCGCTGGCGTCGGACATTTGCAAGCAGCAGGTGCCGGAATACCGGAACATGGGCGACGATCATTTTGTAGCCTGCCATTTTGCATAA
- a CDS encoding ABC transporter substrate-binding protein, translating to MKKRMSLLLVMLLMAVSVLAACSGGNSAEESGDTGTQQEAPANNEGENTEEPSEGEEESYGYFEAEDPSANPTTATDRTDTLIIGMTSPKGVFNPYFWQTAYDKYVVNTIFDTFLEVSGDGTYTESLAESVDVSEDGLKYTFKLKPGVTYTDGTPMTVNDYVFAMKIMLDPAYDGESDMMSMKIVGSKEYKEGDATEISGIKVIDDLTVEVTVEEATALTRDYLGDVALIPQHYYGKDFKKGDMDSLKTLHDKPLGSGPYIMTKFSPGQEVVFEANENYFKGAPKIKNLVYKTTTDETMLPMLQSGEIDMDMITVSEDNVEEVKTMGFLDLNIFPTNGYGYVAFNHNVEKFQDQKVRQALMYGLNRAEIVESIYGIYANPLNIPESSVSWAFTDENVETYDFDPEKAKELLAEAGWAAGADGVLEKDGQKFTIDFSATADNPVVEALLPIMTANYQDLGIEIKAETLDFNAIMDKKDQGNFEMFFAAWGLTPDPDNTVYITDGAQNDTGYSNATVDELMQKGKMELGGPEARAEIYKQMYQEMNKDLPNLFLYQRRDGWAINSRVNGLDITAYKDFPYSLYQATLE from the coding sequence ATGAAGAAAAGAATGTCGCTGCTGCTGGTAATGCTGTTGATGGCTGTTTCTGTATTGGCTGCATGCTCCGGCGGCAACAGTGCTGAAGAGTCAGGGGACACTGGAACACAGCAAGAGGCGCCTGCTAACAACGAAGGGGAAAACACAGAGGAACCTTCCGAAGGCGAAGAAGAAAGCTATGGTTATTTCGAAGCAGAAGATCCTTCTGCAAACCCGACTACCGCTACAGATCGTACAGATACACTGATCATCGGTATGACTTCTCCAAAAGGGGTATTCAACCCTTACTTCTGGCAAACGGCGTATGACAAGTACGTTGTAAACACCATCTTTGACACTTTCCTGGAAGTTTCCGGTGACGGTACTTACACAGAGAGCCTGGCAGAGAGCGTGGACGTGTCCGAGGACGGCCTGAAGTACACCTTCAAGCTGAAGCCAGGTGTAACGTACACTGATGGCACGCCAATGACCGTAAACGACTATGTATTCGCAATGAAGATTATGCTTGATCCAGCTTACGATGGTGAGTCCGACATGATGTCTATGAAAATTGTGGGCTCCAAGGAATATAAAGAAGGAGATGCTACTGAAATCTCCGGTATTAAAGTCATTGACGATCTGACTGTAGAAGTGACTGTAGAAGAAGCTACAGCGTTGACTCGTGACTACCTGGGTGATGTTGCCCTGATTCCTCAGCACTACTATGGCAAGGACTTCAAAAAAGGCGACATGGATTCCCTGAAAACTCTGCATGACAAGCCACTGGGCAGCGGTCCTTACATTATGACCAAGTTCTCCCCAGGACAAGAGGTTGTATTCGAAGCGAACGAGAACTACTTCAAAGGCGCTCCGAAGATCAAGAACCTGGTTTACAAAACAACAACAGATGAAACTATGCTTCCAATGCTGCAGTCCGGTGAAATCGACATGGACATGATCACAGTAAGTGAAGATAACGTAGAAGAAGTGAAGACCATGGGCTTCCTGGATCTGAACATCTTCCCTACGAACGGTTACGGCTATGTAGCATTTAACCACAATGTAGAGAAGTTCCAAGACCAAAAGGTTCGTCAAGCTCTGATGTACGGTCTAAACCGTGCAGAGATCGTTGAAAGCATCTACGGCATTTATGCCAACCCGCTGAACATTCCGGAATCCAGCGTCTCTTGGGCTTTCACTGATGAGAACGTAGAAACTTATGATTTCGATCCGGAAAAAGCGAAAGAATTGCTTGCAGAAGCAGGCTGGGCTGCAGGTGCAGACGGCGTCCTGGAGAAAGACGGACAGAAATTCACCATCGACTTCTCTGCAACAGCAGACAACCCGGTTGTAGAAGCACTGCTTCCAATCATGACTGCAAACTATCAAGACCTGGGCATCGAAATCAAAGCAGAAACGCTGGACTTCAATGCCATCATGGACAAGAAAGACCAAGGCAACTTTGAAATGTTCTTCGCAGCATGGGGACTGACTCCAGATCCGGACAACACCGTTTATATTACAGATGGTGCACAGAACGATACTGGATACTCCAATGCTACAGTGGATGAGCTGATGCAAAAAGGTAAAATGGAGCTTGGCGGTCCTGAAGCACGCGCTGAGATCTACAAGCAAATGTACCAAGAAATGAACAAGGATCTTCCGAACCTGTTCCTGTATCAAAGACGTGATGGCTGGGCGATCAATAGCCGTGTAAACGGTCTGGACATTACCGCCTATAAGGATTTCCCTTACAGCCTGTATCAAGCAACACTTGAATAA
- a CDS encoding D-alanyl-D-alanine carboxypeptidase family protein, with the protein MRKKWFWVVMMMLIAFPAGSLMLAGADSGKRPQTQAKAVVLLDLQSGRILYSHNQNAPLPSASMPKLMTQLLVLDGVRSGVIHWEDKVKVSLAASQSQGNRLRLQAGEVVTVQELFQGVAFYSAEDAAMALAEHMSGTEKDFVHLMNQRSRELGLSPQTVFYPSAQAQQKHPGKDGSKPAASSTRMTAADTALLAAHLITQYPEILDTSSQTQIKIAGKDLYLSSNNWMLPSMAGPYAYEGTDGLKAGYSEQAGYCFTGTAQRGGTRLIAVVLGTGSREQRFEETRRLFDYGFSKNMTLQERLNDWLHPEKATAALF; encoded by the coding sequence ATGAGGAAAAAGTGGTTTTGGGTTGTGATGATGATGTTGATTGCTTTCCCGGCAGGCTCACTGATGCTCGCCGGTGCCGATTCCGGCAAACGGCCACAGACGCAGGCTAAGGCCGTCGTACTGCTGGATCTGCAGAGCGGCCGGATATTGTATAGCCATAATCAGAATGCTCCACTGCCTTCAGCGAGCATGCCGAAGTTGATGACACAGCTGCTCGTGCTCGATGGCGTCCGTTCAGGTGTTATTCACTGGGAGGACAAGGTAAAGGTCAGCCTGGCAGCGAGTCAGTCCCAGGGCAACCGCCTGCGGCTTCAAGCCGGTGAGGTTGTGACGGTGCAGGAGCTGTTTCAAGGCGTCGCGTTCTACTCTGCCGAGGATGCAGCAATGGCTCTGGCGGAGCATATGTCTGGCACGGAGAAGGATTTTGTTCACCTGATGAATCAGCGCTCCCGGGAGCTGGGATTATCGCCGCAAACGGTATTTTATCCATCCGCACAGGCACAGCAGAAGCACCCCGGCAAGGACGGAAGTAAGCCGGCTGCAAGCAGCACCCGAATGACTGCGGCAGATACAGCCCTTTTGGCGGCTCATCTCATTACGCAGTACCCCGAAATTCTGGACACCTCAAGCCAGACCCAGATCAAGATCGCGGGCAAGGACTTATATTTAAGCAGCAACAACTGGATGCTTCCATCCATGGCCGGTCCCTATGCCTATGAAGGAACAGACGGACTGAAGGCCGGCTACTCAGAGCAGGCGGGGTATTGCTTTACAGGCACAGCCCAGAGAGGCGGCACCCGCCTGATCGCTGTCGTGCTCGGTACGGGCAGCAGGGAGCAGCGGTTTGAAGAGACGCGGAGGCTGTTTGATTATGGCTTCAGCAAGAATATGACATTGCAAGAGCGGCTGAACGACTGGCTCCATCCGGAGAAGGCGACGGCTGCTCTTTTTTAA